In Phaseolus vulgaris cultivar G19833 chromosome 10, P. vulgaris v2.0, whole genome shotgun sequence, a single genomic region encodes these proteins:
- the LOC137818897 gene encoding dof zinc finger protein DOF2.5-like, which yields MEGMTPNSCSRLVLEKKARPQEQLNCPRCNSTNTKFCYYNNYSLTQPRYFCKTCRRYWTEGGSLRNVPVGGGSRKNKKVSSGAGATASSSSSPKVPDLNPPNLSVSVSALSSQNPKIIHGGQDLNLAFPAMDKYHHGISPYVEMQNSDTTTHHQNSTSCSAPPTTLSALELLRSSMASRGLNPYAPSSLMPNSANNNALYPSGFPMQEVKPSLSFSSVDGMGNRSYDHHVQERGGRVLFPFGDVNKQLSAAGSAEVEHNKEQQQQQGNSTGYWSGMIGEGTW from the coding sequence ATGGAGGGAATGACTCCCAATTCATGTTCAAGGCTAGTTTTAGAGAAGAAAGCAAGACCACAAGAGCAACTGAATTGTCCAAGGTGCAATTCAACTAACACAAAGTTCTGTTATTACAACAACTACAGCCTCACACAACCAAGATACTTCTGTAAGACTTGTAGAAGGTATTGGACAGAAGGAGGGTCTCTGAGAAACGTTCCGGTTGGAGGTGGTTCAAGAAAGAACAAGAAGGTCTCTTCAGGAGCAGGAGCCACagcttcatcatcatcatcaccaaaGGTTCCTGACCTAAATCCCCCAAACCTCTCAGTCTCAGTCTCGGCTCTCTCTTCTCAAAACCCTAAAATAATACATGGTGGCCAAGATCTCAACCTGGCTTTCCCAGCTATGGACAAGTATCATCATGGCATCTCCCCTTATGTTGAGATGCAAAACAGTGACACCACCACTCATCACCAAAACTCCACTTCTTGTTCTGCTCCTCCAACTACTCTTTCAGCTCTTGAGCTGCTAAGGTCCAGCATGGCATCTAGGGGTTTGAACCCTTATGCTCCTTCTTCCTTGATGCCAAACTCAGCAAATAACAATGCTCTCTACCCATCAGGGTTTCCCATGCAAGAGGTTAAACCAAGCCTTAGCTTTTCCTCGGTTGATGGGATGGGAAATAGATCATATGATCACCATGTCCAAGAGAGGGGTGGCAGAGTTTTGTTCCCTTTTGGAGATGTCAATAAGCAGCTTTCTGCTGCAGGATCAGCTGAAGTGGAACACAAtaaagaacaacaacaacaacaagggaACTCAACTGGATATTGgagtggaatgattggtgaagGGACATGGTAA